In Dehalogenimonas etheniformans, one genomic interval encodes:
- a CDS encoding reductive dehalogenase gives MSTFHSTVTRREFMKGLGLAGAGVGAASLTSPAFHDLDELLSSPSYNKRPWWVKSREIGNPTTDIDWSMMDGSFDQRLEAHHIHTHALYIGFDEMEALESQNKRANEELANMKANVPGYSHPTYALDKASPGGPTKTWTGSKKVKSPEELGVPRWQGSPEENSKLLHAATRLWGASQIGISTVDSNSKKMHFKYLKTGSEGLLGREWPPPLTVSKEFKWVNEDVGYENTTSITLPGNKQMYLIGIVTPMSKELWRRSPSIFKNIANGTRGLRNGPLAQGPHAFLYGLGYHYYTHMSDGNDPISSPAACIMGGAAEMARQDNFCFTPEDGSCVGTFAAWTDIPLAPEAPIDAGMFKFCATCGKCAEFCPSNSISREKEPTWEIPLSRGKERVYHFPGKKAYWCDGDTCHLYYAYNAGGCGICYGTCSFNVDTSAMIHKLSKGMISTVPLFNGFLFNISKSFGYGVVPPEEMESWWDLSLPSLGSDTSIEAWDIGYNK, from the coding sequence ATGTCGACATTCCACAGTACAGTTACGCGACGCGAGTTCATGAAAGGGCTCGGCTTAGCCGGCGCTGGTGTCGGAGCGGCCTCACTGACTAGTCCAGCATTTCATGATCTAGATGAATTATTGTCTTCCCCTAGTTATAACAAGCGTCCTTGGTGGGTAAAATCCAGGGAAATAGGCAATCCGACCACCGACATTGACTGGAGCATGATGGATGGTTCGTTTGACCAGCGCCTCGAAGCTCACCATATTCATACCCATGCTCTATACATCGGTTTCGATGAAATGGAAGCATTAGAATCACAGAATAAACGCGCTAATGAAGAATTGGCCAACATGAAAGCCAATGTTCCAGGTTATAGTCACCCGACTTACGCTCTTGATAAGGCTTCTCCTGGTGGACCGACGAAAACGTGGACTGGATCAAAAAAGGTTAAGAGCCCTGAGGAACTAGGTGTACCCAGATGGCAAGGTTCGCCCGAAGAGAATAGTAAACTTCTTCATGCCGCGACCAGACTATGGGGCGCCAGTCAAATAGGCATATCAACCGTTGACTCCAATTCAAAAAAGATGCACTTCAAATATCTGAAAACGGGTTCGGAAGGATTACTCGGTAGAGAATGGCCACCCCCACTTACTGTGTCTAAAGAATTCAAGTGGGTGAACGAGGACGTTGGTTACGAAAACACAACCTCGATTACCTTGCCCGGCAACAAACAAATGTACCTTATCGGTATAGTCACTCCGATGTCCAAAGAATTATGGAGGCGATCACCTTCAATTTTCAAGAACATAGCCAACGGCACACGAGGACTGCGTAACGGTCCGTTAGCTCAAGGACCACATGCTTTCCTATACGGATTAGGGTATCACTACTATACACATATGTCTGATGGCAATGATCCCATATCTAGCCCCGCAGCATGTATTATGGGTGGCGCCGCCGAAATGGCTAGGCAAGACAATTTTTGTTTTACGCCTGAAGATGGTTCATGTGTCGGTACCTTTGCGGCTTGGACTGATATTCCGCTGGCCCCAGAAGCACCGATTGATGCTGGCATGTTTAAGTTCTGCGCTACTTGTGGAAAATGCGCTGAATTCTGCCCATCCAACTCAATCTCTCGCGAAAAGGAACCGACCTGGGAAATCCCTCTATCGCGCGGAAAGGAACGTGTATATCACTTCCCAGGTAAAAAGGCATATTGGTGTGATGGTGATACATGCCACTTATACTATGCTTACAACGCCGGCGGTTGCGGCATATGCTACGGCACATGTAGCTTTAACGTTGACACAAGCGCCATGATCCACAAACTGTCAAAAGGTATGATCTCGACCGTGCCACTGTTCAATGGCTTCCTGTTCAACATTAGTAAAAGCTTTGGGTATGGAGTTGTTCCCCCCGAAGAAATGGAGAGTTGGTGGGATTTATCGCTACCGTCGCTCGGTTCCGATACATCCATCGAAGCCTGGGACATCGGATACAATAAATAG
- a CDS encoding response regulator transcription factor: protein MDSTLVLKQLNFRKDETKPIMVLLVDDHEIVRNGLKMILQNQTDIEVIGEASNCDEAIEQIRTKQPDVILLDVKMPGKDGFATMEEIKKVGCESPILLLSGYNYEFFAQDAIESQSSGFITKDSTKDFILNSIRLVVRGGLVWERDIFRKAISNLKLQQKMQLNNEKLENEAPLLTELLSPREQEVLQFLSGGAANKEISRSLSLSEISVKKLVASIIHKLGVKNRTQAALAVNKYTIKDHFG, encoded by the coding sequence ATGGATTCGACATTAGTTTTAAAACAATTGAATTTTCGCAAGGATGAAACCAAACCAATAATGGTGCTACTCGTCGACGACCACGAAATTGTGCGCAATGGATTGAAAATGATCCTGCAAAATCAAACCGACATAGAAGTCATCGGTGAAGCATCAAATTGTGACGAAGCGATTGAGCAGATTCGCACAAAACAACCCGACGTTATTTTATTGGACGTAAAGATGCCTGGAAAAGACGGCTTTGCAACAATGGAAGAGATCAAAAAAGTTGGCTGTGAATCCCCAATCCTGTTGCTTTCCGGTTATAACTACGAATTCTTCGCGCAGGATGCAATCGAAAGCCAATCTTCGGGTTTCATCACAAAAGATAGCACTAAGGATTTTATCTTGAATTCCATAAGGCTTGTGGTCAGGGGTGGTTTGGTTTGGGAAAGAGATATTTTCCGTAAGGCAATATCTAACTTGAAATTGCAGCAAAAAATGCAATTAAACAACGAAAAACTCGAAAACGAAGCCCCTCTTCTGACTGAACTGCTGTCTCCCAGAGAGCAAGAAGTGCTGCAATTCCTATCTGGGGGTGCCGCCAATAAGGAAATAAGCAGATCATTATCGCTATCGGAAATTAGTGTAAAGAAATTGGTCGCCAGCATCATTCACAAATTGGGAGTGAAGAACCGCACCCAAGCAGCCTTGGCTGTCAATAAATACACCATCAAAGATCATTTCGGATAA
- a CDS encoding sensor histidine kinase, producing MICTRQSQIPEISIGYVQAQERERESIALEIHDRIIQPLTGVFHELETLEMLDHPDTCEMIRRIRANVKFTIQETRDVINGIYPSTLAKYHLISLITNELDALNGHEGFECHLKIQCNTANLCQTSEITLYRVFHEAIFNIKRHARATIIFVSLCRIGSSIRMLIEDNGNGFNIEKALQNPRPSGLKSMKHRIEMVGGTFLVRSNENGTAIEALVPIQ from the coding sequence ATGATCTGCACAAGGCAATCACAAATACCTGAAATCAGTATCGGTTATGTTCAAGCCCAAGAACGAGAAAGAGAATCTATAGCATTAGAAATCCATGATCGGATAATTCAGCCTCTCACCGGAGTATTCCACGAACTTGAAACCCTCGAGATGCTAGATCATCCGGATACGTGCGAGATGATTCGAAGAATCCGTGCAAACGTTAAATTCACCATACAAGAAACACGAGATGTCATAAATGGTATTTATCCTTCTACCCTCGCTAAGTACCATCTTATCTCTCTAATTACCAATGAATTGGACGCCCTAAATGGGCATGAGGGATTTGAATGTCATCTCAAGATTCAGTGCAATACAGCAAATTTATGTCAAACCTCCGAAATCACTCTCTATCGCGTATTTCATGAAGCTATCTTCAACATCAAACGACATGCGCGCGCAACAATTATTTTTGTTTCCCTATGTCGAATAGGATCGAGCATCAGAATGCTAATCGAGGACAACGGTAATGGATTTAACATTGAGAAAGCATTACAAAATCCAAGACCAAGCGGATTAAAAAGTATGAAACATCGGATAGAAATGGTGGGTGGCACCTTCTTGGTTAGAAGTAACGAAAATGGGACGGCTATCGAAGCGTTGGTCCCGATCCAGTAG
- a CDS encoding dehalogenase, with amino-acid sequence MWFFVALVVGAGLVGIAWWLSKRNISLKWYDWLIGIAGLLLLMFTIQNVLEAVEERVTKAPMMLLLVTGLPALILLAIAWQLAVRRARGAKA; translated from the coding sequence ATGTGGTTCTTTGTAGCATTGGTAGTTGGAGCTGGCCTTGTGGGTATAGCTTGGTGGCTCAGCAAACGTAATATATCCCTAAAATGGTACGATTGGTTAATTGGAATCGCGGGTTTGTTATTACTTATGTTTACAATCCAAAACGTATTAGAAGCAGTCGAAGAGCGGGTCACAAAAGCCCCGATGATGTTATTGCTTGTGACGGGGTTACCGGCTCTTATCTTGTTGGCTATTGCATGGCAATTGGCAGTTCGCAGAGCGCGTGGAGCAAAAGCCTAG